One window from the genome of Rufibacter tibetensis encodes:
- a CDS encoding PH domain-containing protein, translating to MGFFSALLGNAGAVSQSDLLKDYGKLLAEGEEIELGFKLIRDTFIFTSKRLIIIEVRGVTGSKVEYLSISYKSISRFSVETAGTFELDAELKIWVSGEVEPSIRKNFNKSVNVYEVQKILALHVLR from the coding sequence ATGGGATTCTTTTCAGCCTTACTGGGTAACGCAGGAGCGGTTAGCCAAAGTGATTTATTAAAAGATTACGGCAAACTGCTCGCCGAAGGAGAAGAGATAGAACTTGGTTTCAAACTGATACGCGACACGTTCATCTTTACTTCCAAAAGGCTGATCATCATTGAAGTGAGAGGCGTTACCGGAAGTAAAGTGGAATACCTGTCCATCTCCTACAAAAGTATCTCCCGGTTTAGCGTGGAAACAGCCGGTACGTTTGAATTGGACGCCGAGCTGAAAATATGGGTATCGGGTGAGGTGGAGCCCAGTATCCGGAAGAACTTCAACAAGTCTGTGAATGTCTATGAGGTGCAAAAAATATTGGCGCTTCATGTATTGAGGTGA
- a CDS encoding S9 family peptidase: MENVLAQQGASVSFEKVISLKQVGSPLISPDGKTIVYSISSTDWANNNYDSELWLSRDGNAPQPLTRTAKGSSTSARFTPDSKYVSFLADRGEKNQLYLIPVMGGEALQVTKDEDGVGNYEWSPDGKRLAYTKAEAESKKEKTTKERFGSFFIEGEEFKQSHLWLLNFHYDSIALAGQVPCYPIRKDSLQTATTPTVQAYDCVKLPMAKRITSGDFTVTSFQWNPDGKTIAFNRQPNPLITSSLRSDIVSINVDTKEKKTLVANPTGDFFSRWSPDGKAFVYSSSLDDSTTYFFKNNRLFIYDVPTAKSREVAQSIDENKNVLDWNKNGLYLSAYDKTSQKVFEVDPKTGKSKPLNLSLDLVNNVSFSKNTDLVALSGRNHADLGEVYTGKLSRSLKKLTNTSEQIKGWNTPINEVITWKSTDGISIDGVLLKPRNYDTAKKYPLLIVIHGGPTGIDLPDPTPSYVYPMLQWVEKGALVLRVNYRGSAGYGEKFRSLNVRNLGVGDMWDVMSGVDYLAKKGMIDTTRMGSMGWSQGGYISAFLTTNTNRFKAISVGAGISNWVTYYVNTDITPFTRQYLQATPWSDMDIYLKTSPMTNINKASTPTLIQHGEFDKRVPIPNAYELYRGLQDRGVPSRLIVYKGFGHGINKPKERLAATWHNWQWFNYYVFGEKEPALPVE, from the coding sequence ATGGAAAACGTCTTGGCACAACAGGGTGCTTCGGTTTCCTTTGAAAAAGTGATCAGCTTGAAACAGGTGGGGTCTCCTCTTATATCACCCGACGGGAAAACCATCGTGTACAGTATCTCCAGCACAGACTGGGCTAATAACAATTATGATTCCGAACTCTGGCTTTCACGCGACGGCAATGCTCCCCAGCCCTTAACCCGAACGGCAAAAGGTAGCAGTACCTCCGCCCGGTTTACCCCAGATAGCAAGTACGTGAGTTTTCTGGCAGACCGCGGAGAGAAAAACCAGTTGTACCTAATACCGGTAATGGGCGGAGAGGCTCTACAGGTGACCAAAGATGAAGACGGGGTAGGCAATTACGAATGGAGCCCAGATGGGAAGCGGCTGGCCTACACCAAGGCAGAGGCAGAGAGCAAAAAAGAGAAAACCACAAAGGAGCGGTTTGGGTCCTTCTTCATTGAAGGAGAAGAATTTAAGCAAAGTCACCTTTGGTTATTAAACTTCCACTATGATTCTATAGCCTTGGCCGGACAGGTACCTTGCTACCCTATAAGGAAAGATTCTCTACAGACCGCTACTACTCCTACTGTTCAGGCCTACGATTGCGTGAAGCTGCCGATGGCGAAAAGGATCACTTCCGGTGATTTCACGGTAACCAGCTTTCAATGGAACCCTGATGGCAAAACTATCGCCTTTAACCGGCAGCCCAATCCACTGATTACTAGCAGCCTCCGGTCAGACATTGTGTCTATCAATGTAGACACCAAAGAAAAGAAAACCTTAGTGGCCAATCCCACCGGAGATTTCTTTAGCAGGTGGAGTCCAGATGGAAAAGCCTTTGTATACAGCAGCTCCTTAGATGATTCTACCACCTACTTCTTCAAAAACAACCGCTTATTCATTTATGACGTCCCAACTGCTAAAAGCAGAGAAGTAGCCCAATCTATTGATGAGAACAAGAACGTGCTGGACTGGAACAAAAACGGTCTTTACCTGAGTGCCTATGATAAAACCAGCCAGAAGGTTTTTGAAGTTGATCCCAAAACCGGCAAATCGAAACCCCTCAACCTTAGCCTGGACTTGGTGAACAACGTTTCCTTTAGCAAAAACACTGATTTAGTGGCCTTAAGCGGCCGGAACCACGCTGATCTGGGAGAGGTTTATACCGGTAAATTAAGTAGATCGCTTAAAAAACTCACCAACACCTCTGAACAGATCAAGGGCTGGAATACTCCTATCAATGAGGTCATCACCTGGAAAAGCACTGACGGCATTTCCATTGACGGCGTTCTTTTGAAACCCCGTAATTATGACACCGCTAAGAAATACCCTCTGTTGATTGTCATTCATGGAGGACCTACAGGCATAGACCTTCCTGACCCTACTCCCTCTTACGTGTACCCCATGCTACAATGGGTGGAGAAAGGGGCTTTGGTGCTGCGCGTAAATTACCGCGGTAGCGCTGGGTATGGAGAGAAATTCCGCTCACTCAATGTGCGCAACTTAGGGGTAGGCGATATGTGGGACGTGATGAGCGGAGTGGATTACTTGGCGAAGAAAGGCATGATTGATACAACCCGGATGGGTTCTATGGGGTGGAGCCAGGGCGGCTATATCTCGGCTTTCTTGACCACCAACACCAACCGCTTCAAAGCCATCTCTGTAGGCGCAGGTATTTCTAACTGGGTAACCTATTACGTCAATACTGATATTACGCCCTTTACCCGCCAGTACCTGCAAGCCACTCCTTGGAGCGACATGGACATCTACCTGAAAACCTCGCCCATGACCAACATCAACAAGGCCAGCACTCCTACCCTTATTCAGCATGGTGAGTTTGACAAACGGGTTCCCATTCCCAATGCCTATGAGTTGTACCGGGGTTTACAGGACCGGGGAGTTCCTTCCAGGCTGATTGTCTACAAAGGATTTGGGCACGGCATCAATAAACCCAAAGAAAGGCTGGCGGCTACCTGGCATAACTGGCAATGGTTCAATTACTACGTCTTCGGCGAAAAAGAGCCTGCATTACCGGTAGAGTAG
- a CDS encoding S41 family peptidase — protein sequence MMQPYKIHFLYRFTSRLLSKAPLLFLLLFWSSFTALGQNDLQTDKHLHFYNIWGLLKYQHPTLATGKFNADSLFLRYLPEVDSAKNQKQINSVYQAMLKEVGPSPSGKAEKLRDNPKGSLLLNNLDDRWYAKSKFLNGNTRKQLDNLYQRRYTAEPHHYVTIRNNPYGGTLPNEPKYTFAVNENLPYPMRMLALAKFKAAIDYLFPYKYVMDENWDAAISQAIPLFAQCETREEYERLLLTLNAKLNDTQAYSFFRQLHHKEKLFKNSYYPPFDYQMVEEKILVTGIIDPALCKRANIKTGDVLVALDDIALTEWVKALGSVLSVSNPQALWHRVGEYGDNFLFRSEDAVMKATLLRGEDSVSTTLRLMNPTDPAKAKLVDAYFKKKLTPAKKRVGLEMVSKDIYRFKAHDTNRYIENASEEREVAIMDSLFKVAVKGKGLIFDLRGDPDNSDFVFQDVYRKFGKENNYFARYYLMNSANVGTYKLLTQPEVYFPTTVTPEGFTYKGKVVILVNGATQSIGEWLAMNLQHMFPNSVTIGEQTAGADGDVKRLNLPGNYVVQFSGNAIFYPDNTPTQRQGVKVDLQVKPTLKGALAKKDEQLLKAFEIIRAEGEEENDKGKKTETEEVEAKKPNPKKQETKKVEAKKAEPKKAKTSS from the coding sequence ATGATGCAGCCCTACAAGATTCATTTTCTTTATCGCTTTACCTCACGGCTTTTGTCTAAAGCACCTTTGCTTTTCCTGCTTCTCTTTTGGAGTAGCTTTACTGCACTTGGGCAAAACGACCTGCAAACCGACAAGCACCTTCACTTTTACAACATCTGGGGTTTACTTAAATACCAACACCCCACGTTAGCCACCGGCAAGTTCAACGCAGATTCTCTTTTCCTGCGCTACCTCCCCGAAGTAGATTCCGCTAAAAACCAGAAGCAAATTAATTCAGTGTACCAAGCCATGCTGAAAGAGGTGGGGCCATCCCCATCGGGTAAAGCAGAGAAACTGCGGGATAACCCTAAGGGCTCTTTGCTGCTGAATAACCTGGATGACCGCTGGTACGCAAAGTCTAAATTCCTGAATGGGAACACCCGCAAGCAGTTAGATAACTTATATCAACGTCGGTACACTGCAGAGCCGCATCATTACGTCACTATCCGGAACAATCCATATGGTGGTACACTGCCCAATGAGCCAAAATACACCTTTGCGGTAAACGAGAACCTGCCGTACCCCATGCGGATGTTGGCCTTGGCTAAGTTCAAAGCAGCCATAGATTACCTGTTTCCTTACAAATACGTCATGGACGAGAACTGGGACGCTGCCATTTCTCAGGCTATTCCGCTGTTTGCCCAATGTGAAACCCGGGAAGAATACGAGCGGCTGTTGCTCACCCTCAATGCCAAATTGAATGACACCCAAGCCTACTCCTTTTTCCGGCAGCTGCACCACAAAGAAAAGCTTTTCAAAAACAGTTACTACCCACCTTTTGATTACCAGATGGTAGAAGAGAAAATCCTGGTGACTGGCATTATTGATCCTGCTTTGTGCAAAAGAGCCAACATCAAAACAGGTGATGTGCTGGTGGCCTTAGATGACATAGCCCTGACCGAATGGGTAAAGGCCTTGGGATCTGTTTTATCGGTATCAAACCCGCAGGCGCTGTGGCACAGGGTTGGGGAGTACGGCGATAATTTCCTGTTCAGGTCTGAAGATGCGGTGATGAAAGCGACCTTGTTACGGGGCGAGGATAGCGTAAGCACTACGTTGCGGCTAATGAACCCAACAGACCCTGCTAAAGCGAAACTAGTAGACGCCTATTTCAAGAAGAAGCTAACTCCTGCTAAGAAGAGAGTGGGACTGGAAATGGTTTCCAAAGACATCTACCGGTTCAAAGCGCATGACACCAACCGCTACATAGAAAATGCATCTGAAGAACGCGAGGTAGCTATTATGGACTCTTTGTTCAAGGTGGCGGTGAAAGGCAAAGGCCTCATCTTTGATCTGCGCGGCGACCCAGACAACAGCGATTTTGTGTTTCAGGATGTGTACAGGAAATTTGGGAAGGAGAACAACTATTTTGCACGTTATTACCTCATGAATTCTGCCAACGTGGGTACCTATAAACTACTCACCCAGCCAGAGGTCTATTTTCCCACCACCGTTACTCCTGAAGGATTTACTTACAAAGGCAAAGTTGTGATTCTGGTGAATGGTGCCACCCAAAGCATAGGAGAGTGGCTTGCCATGAACCTCCAGCACATGTTCCCCAACAGTGTTACTATTGGTGAGCAAACGGCCGGGGCCGATGGGGATGTCAAACGGTTGAACCTGCCCGGTAACTACGTGGTGCAGTTCTCCGGCAACGCAATCTTCTACCCAGACAACACGCCTACACAAAGACAGGGAGTGAAGGTTGATTTGCAAGTAAAACCCACGCTCAAAGGAGCCCTCGCAAAAAAAGACGAACAGCTTCTAAAAGCCTTTGAGATCATCAGAGCGGAAGGTGAAGAAGAGAATGATAAGGGTAAAAAGACAGAGACTGAAGAGGTAGAAGCAAAGAAACCTAATCCAAAAAAGCAGGAGACCAAGAAAGTAGAAGCAAAGAAGGCTGAACCTAAAAAAGCGAAGACTTCGTCCTGA
- a CDS encoding amidohydrolase family protein translates to MKKLYLLVAGVWLLSSCQSLKKERYDVLIHNANIINVEAGTVTQDQLIAISKDTIQVVEASAGKRKYKARQVLDAKGKFVMPGLWDNHVHFRGGDSLIEENKDLLPLFLASGITTVRDAGGDITPSVLTWQSQIQEGDLAGPTIFTSGPKLDGPKPAWPGSIKVTNSTEIEAALDSLQVLGAQYVKMYDGTLSSEAFYEIIKAAEKRGLKTTGHMPMSADLMKAIDLGLDGSEHLYYTLKACSPLADSLTALNLGYGMMDKIIETYDPALAKHVFQKLRTNNVFITPTLYIGRTLAQVADVDHSQDSLLAYIGPRIQRTYRGRVESAKRAKASGSTFRQKMENQTMKMMVPMFDAGVNLLAGSDCGAFNSYVYPGESLHGEPRMLVEAGLSPQQALTTSLVNGPKFFGQEKFYGSVGKGKVADLILLDKNPLVSIENASGINAVITKGKVYDRKALDKMLQALKK, encoded by the coding sequence ATGAAGAAACTGTATTTGCTGGTGGCGGGTGTGTGGCTGCTGAGTTCCTGTCAAAGTTTAAAGAAGGAGAGGTATGATGTCCTTATTCATAATGCAAACATCATTAATGTTGAAGCAGGTACAGTTACACAGGATCAACTGATTGCAATCTCTAAGGACACTATTCAGGTGGTGGAGGCAAGTGCCGGCAAAAGAAAATACAAAGCTCGTCAGGTTTTGGACGCCAAAGGAAAGTTTGTGATGCCAGGTCTGTGGGACAACCATGTGCATTTCAGAGGTGGAGATTCTTTAATTGAGGAAAATAAAGACTTGCTTCCTCTGTTTTTGGCTTCTGGTATCACTACCGTAAGAGATGCCGGAGGTGATATCACCCCAAGCGTCCTGACCTGGCAAAGTCAAATACAAGAAGGTGATTTGGCTGGTCCTACCATTTTTACTTCAGGTCCAAAACTGGATGGACCAAAGCCTGCCTGGCCTGGTTCCATTAAAGTCACGAACTCAACAGAGATTGAAGCTGCTCTGGATTCATTACAAGTTCTAGGGGCTCAGTATGTGAAGATGTATGACGGCACCCTTTCGAGCGAAGCCTTTTATGAAATTATCAAGGCAGCAGAAAAGCGAGGCTTAAAAACAACGGGTCATATGCCCATGTCCGCTGATTTAATGAAAGCAATTGACTTGGGCTTGGACGGGTCAGAACACCTGTACTACACCTTAAAAGCTTGTTCCCCGCTAGCCGATAGCCTTACAGCCCTTAATCTGGGATATGGCATGATGGACAAAATCATAGAAACCTATGATCCTGCGTTGGCAAAACATGTATTTCAAAAATTGAGAACCAATAATGTTTTCATTACGCCTACCCTCTACATAGGCAGAACCTTGGCGCAGGTGGCAGATGTTGACCATAGCCAGGATTCATTATTGGCTTACATAGGCCCCAGAATTCAGAGGACTTACAGAGGAAGGGTAGAAAGTGCTAAAAGGGCGAAGGCGAGCGGCAGTACCTTCCGCCAGAAGATGGAAAACCAGACCATGAAAATGATGGTGCCCATGTTTGACGCTGGAGTTAACTTACTTGCCGGGTCAGATTGTGGTGCCTTCAATTCTTACGTGTATCCTGGCGAGTCGCTGCATGGGGAACCCCGGATGTTGGTGGAAGCAGGGCTTTCGCCTCAACAAGCCTTAACCACTTCTTTAGTTAACGGACCCAAATTTTTCGGACAAGAGAAGTTCTACGGAAGTGTAGGCAAAGGAAAAGTAGCAGATCTGATTCTGCTTGATAAGAACCCTTTGGTCTCCATTGAAAATGCTTCTGGTATCAATGCCGTTATCACCAAAGGGAAGGTGTACGATAGAAAAGCCCTTGATAAAATGTTGCAAGCGCTGAAGAAGTAG
- the dnaB gene encoding replicative DNA helicase, which produces MKLKATRGKAAWNPKQTVSPGMGKLPPQALELEEAVLGALMLEKDALTAVIDLLKPQSFYKDAHQRIFKAILALFDKSEPIDILTVTQELREQGELEFVGGAFYVTQLTTRINSAANIEFHARIITEAAIKRDLISISSEVLGRAYEDTTDVFDLLDSTEAKLFEVSESNIRKNFDDMQSLMHKAIKELEAKKSQKEGLTGVPSGFTALDRVTSGWQPSDLVILAARPAMGKTAFVVSAMRNAAVDFNKGVAIFSLEMSSIQLVNRLISAEAELEGEKIKKGNLADYEWAQLNHKISRLSQAPIFIDDTPGLSIRELRTKCRRLKAQHDIQMVIIDYLQLMSGNTEGKGGGNREQEIASISRALKQLAKELNVPVIALSQLSRAVETRGGDKKPMLSDLRESGSIEQDADMVVFLYRPEYYGITEDEMGNPTLGVGEVIIAKHRNGEVGSVHLKFIGKFTKFGNLEDNFGGGAGFDGGGGGGFPTSDFEGPTTAGGPNTIRLGSKMNDGGGFPASSFDDAPPF; this is translated from the coding sequence ATGAAATTAAAAGCGACGCGAGGTAAGGCTGCCTGGAACCCCAAGCAGACCGTATCTCCTGGTATGGGAAAGCTTCCGCCACAGGCGCTGGAGCTGGAAGAGGCGGTATTGGGTGCGCTCATGTTGGAGAAAGATGCCCTTACGGCTGTAATTGACTTATTAAAACCACAAAGTTTCTACAAAGACGCGCACCAGCGCATTTTTAAAGCAATCCTGGCACTGTTTGACAAATCAGAGCCGATTGATATTTTAACGGTTACCCAGGAACTGCGCGAGCAGGGCGAACTGGAGTTTGTGGGCGGCGCCTTTTACGTGACGCAGCTCACTACCCGCATCAACTCGGCGGCAAACATTGAGTTTCACGCCCGTATTATCACGGAGGCTGCCATTAAACGCGACCTCATCAGTATTTCTTCTGAGGTATTAGGCCGCGCCTACGAAGACACCACCGACGTATTTGACCTGCTGGACAGCACCGAAGCCAAGCTGTTTGAGGTGTCTGAATCCAACATCCGGAAGAACTTCGATGACATGCAGTCTTTGATGCACAAGGCCATTAAAGAACTGGAAGCCAAAAAAAGCCAGAAAGAAGGGTTAACCGGGGTGCCAAGTGGCTTTACTGCTCTGGACCGCGTAACCTCCGGCTGGCAACCTTCAGACTTAGTAATCTTGGCGGCTCGTCCGGCAATGGGAAAGACGGCGTTCGTGGTTTCAGCCATGCGCAACGCCGCCGTAGACTTCAACAAAGGCGTGGCTATTTTCTCCCTTGAGATGTCGTCCATTCAGTTGGTAAACCGTCTTATCTCCGCCGAGGCGGAGTTGGAAGGGGAGAAAATCAAGAAAGGAAACCTCGCCGATTACGAGTGGGCGCAGCTGAACCACAAAATTTCCCGCCTGAGCCAGGCGCCAATTTTCATTGACGATACCCCAGGTCTTTCCATCCGGGAGCTCCGTACCAAGTGCCGTCGTTTGAAGGCGCAGCATGACATCCAGATGGTTATTATTGACTACCTGCAGCTCATGAGCGGAAACACCGAGGGCAAAGGTGGCGGTAACCGTGAACAGGAAATCGCGTCTATCTCCCGGGCTCTGAAGCAGCTGGCGAAAGAATTGAACGTACCGGTAATCGCGCTTTCGCAGCTGAGCCGGGCCGTGGAAACCCGTGGCGGCGACAAAAAGCCAATGCTCTCCGACTTACGTGAATCTGGTTCCATTGAGCAGGATGCCGATATGGTAGTGTTCTTATACCGTCCGGAATACTATGGGATTACCGAAGACGAGATGGGTAACCCAACGTTGGGTGTGGGTGAGGTCATCATCGCCAAACACCGGAACGGTGAAGTAGGTAGCGTGCACCTGAAATTTATTGGTAAATTTACCAAATTCGGGAACCTGGAAGACAACTTCGGGGGTGGAGCAGGTTTTGACGGCGGTGGAGGCGGAGGTTTCCCAACCTCAGACTTTGAGGGTCCGACTACTGCCGGAGGACCTAACACCATCAGGTTAGGCAGCAAAATGAACGATGGCGGTGGTTTTCCAGCCTCGTCTTTTGATGACGCACCTCCCTTCTAA
- a CDS encoding UDP-N-acetylmuramate--L-alanine ligase — MSTEAYQHIHMIAIGGSIMHNLALALHRKGLKVTGSDDEIFEPAKGRLAAEGLLPEAEGWFPEKLHSTPDAVIVGMHARPDNPELLYAQEHNIPIFSFPEFIYEQSKNKQRIVIAGSHGKTSITSIILHVLKYHNRLFDYAVGAQLEGFDLMVKLTEEAPIIVIEGDEYLSSPIQRVPKIHKYHHHIGVISGISWDHINVFPTEENYREQFRIFVDMTPKAGTLIYNQDDEQVQEVCVPNNSDVNYIGYTIHEHKIKKSGKTVLKTKKDDVEIQLFGEHNLRNISAAKEVCKQIGIKGQAFYEALATFKGAARRLEKIGENEHTLVYKDFAHAPSKLKATSEALKKQFPDRQLIACLELHTFSSLNKDFLPQYKGTFLSPDVKIVYFNPKTLEHKRMPPLDPQDLKAAFGDENIEVYTDNQALQEYLLNNNWKDKNLLMMTSGNFGNLDLQKLADTITAS, encoded by the coding sequence ATGAGTACAGAGGCGTATCAACACATTCACATGATTGCCATTGGAGGAAGCATTATGCATAACCTCGCCCTGGCATTGCACCGGAAAGGCCTGAAAGTAACAGGCTCAGACGATGAGATTTTTGAACCAGCGAAAGGCCGCCTGGCTGCCGAAGGGTTGCTCCCAGAAGCGGAAGGCTGGTTCCCCGAAAAGCTTCATTCCACCCCCGATGCCGTGATTGTGGGCATGCACGCCCGCCCAGACAACCCCGAGCTGCTCTACGCCCAAGAACACAACATTCCTATTTTCTCCTTTCCGGAGTTCATCTACGAGCAGTCTAAAAACAAGCAGCGCATTGTCATTGCGGGTAGCCACGGCAAAACGTCTATCACGTCAATCATCCTGCACGTATTGAAGTACCACAACCGCCTGTTTGATTACGCAGTAGGTGCCCAGTTGGAAGGTTTTGACCTTATGGTAAAACTCACCGAGGAGGCTCCTATCATTGTAATTGAAGGTGATGAGTATCTATCCTCCCCTATTCAGCGGGTACCAAAGATTCATAAATACCACCACCACATTGGCGTGATCAGCGGCATTAGCTGGGACCACATCAACGTGTTCCCTACGGAGGAAAATTACCGCGAGCAGTTCCGCATTTTCGTGGACATGACGCCTAAAGCCGGTACGCTCATTTACAACCAGGACGATGAGCAGGTGCAGGAAGTGTGCGTGCCCAACAACTCAGACGTCAACTACATTGGCTACACCATCCACGAGCACAAAATCAAGAAGAGCGGCAAAACCGTGCTTAAAACCAAAAAGGACGATGTAGAAATCCAGCTTTTTGGCGAGCACAACCTTCGCAACATAAGCGCGGCCAAGGAAGTTTGTAAGCAGATAGGCATCAAAGGTCAGGCGTTCTACGAGGCGTTGGCAACGTTCAAAGGAGCAGCCCGCAGATTAGAGAAGATTGGTGAGAACGAGCATACCCTGGTGTATAAAGACTTTGCGCACGCGCCTTCTAAACTGAAAGCCACTTCTGAGGCTTTGAAAAAGCAATTTCCAGACCGCCAGTTAATTGCCTGCCTGGAGCTCCATACCTTCAGCAGTTTGAACAAAGACTTTCTGCCGCAGTACAAAGGCACCTTTCTTTCTCCAGATGTGAAGATTGTGTACTTCAACCCGAAGACCCTGGAGCACAAACGCATGCCTCCGCTTGATCCACAGGATTTGAAAGCTGCCTTCGGCGATGAAAACATAGAAGTGTACACAGATAACCAAGCCTTGCAGGAGTATCTGCTTAATAATAACTGGAAAGACAAAAACCTGCTCATGATGACGTCCGGGAACTTCGGGAACCTGGACTTGCAGAAACTGGCAGATACCATCACCGCTTCTTAA
- a CDS encoding 3'-5' exonuclease, translating to MKLHLRKPIVFFDLETTGVDICRDRIVEISMLKVLPNGEEILKTTRVNPTIPIPIESSMIHKIYDDDVADCPTFAKLARSLDDFLKGCDLGGFNLIKFDIPLLAEEFLRVDIDFDIENRSIVDVCRIFHQMEQRTLSAAYKFYCNKPLENAHSAEADTIATYEILKSQVEMYEQVPLPGAEDQAIYPVQNDMQALHKFTFQKTADLSGRIVYNSNGVEVFNFGKHKNVSVEDVLKKEPSYYDWMMKGDFPLYTKKVLTRIKLRGALQQTAFKL from the coding sequence ATGAAACTACATCTGCGCAAACCCATCGTCTTCTTTGACCTGGAAACCACGGGAGTGGACATCTGCCGCGACCGCATCGTGGAAATTAGTATGTTGAAGGTGTTGCCCAACGGGGAGGAAATCCTCAAGACCACGCGCGTCAACCCCACCATACCTATTCCCATTGAATCCAGCATGATCCACAAGATCTACGACGATGACGTAGCCGACTGCCCTACTTTCGCAAAGCTGGCGCGGTCACTGGATGATTTTCTAAAAGGCTGCGACTTGGGCGGTTTCAACCTCATCAAGTTTGACATCCCCTTGCTGGCCGAGGAGTTTTTGCGCGTAGACATTGACTTTGACATTGAAAACCGCTCCATTGTAGACGTGTGCCGCATCTTCCACCAGATGGAGCAGCGCACCCTATCAGCGGCTTACAAGTTTTACTGCAACAAACCCTTGGAGAACGCCCATTCCGCCGAGGCTGACACTATTGCCACCTATGAGATTCTGAAGTCACAGGTGGAAATGTACGAGCAGGTGCCGTTGCCTGGAGCTGAAGACCAAGCCATTTACCCGGTGCAGAACGACATGCAGGCCTTGCACAAGTTCACTTTCCAGAAAACCGCTGATCTTTCCGGACGCATTGTGTACAACAGCAACGGTGTGGAGGTCTTTAATTTTGGGAAGCACAAGAATGTGTCAGTAGAGGATGTGTTGAAGAAAGAGCCCAGCTACTATGACTGGATGATGAAAGGTGACTTCCCGTTGTACACTAAGAAGGTTTTAACCAGAATCAAACTTCGCGGGGCTTTGCAGCAAACGGCTTTCAAACTATAA
- a CDS encoding M48 family metallopeptidase translates to MSMFRNALLTLAVLLMVGCTTVPITGRRQLSLVGDQEVMQMSFQAYNDLMKQSKLSTNASQTAMVKRVGQRIQGAVESFMRQQGASAQLEGYQWEFNLIQDDKQQNAFAMAGGKTAVYTGLLPITRDETGLAVVMGHEIAHAIAKHSNERISQQMAAQGLGTSLGALGGGTSSQILNTAYGIGAGVGLMKFGRTQESEADRLGLIFMAMAGYNPEAAVSFWERMAASSNGQSPPEFLSTHPSNETRIADIQKNLPEAKKYYKRR, encoded by the coding sequence ATGAGCATGTTTAGAAATGCACTCCTTACGTTAGCAGTACTGCTGATGGTAGGGTGTACCACAGTTCCAATTACTGGCCGTCGGCAGTTGTCGCTGGTGGGTGATCAGGAAGTGATGCAAATGTCTTTCCAGGCCTACAATGACCTGATGAAACAAAGTAAATTGTCTACCAATGCCTCTCAAACTGCTATGGTGAAGCGGGTAGGACAACGTATACAAGGTGCAGTTGAAAGCTTTATGCGCCAGCAAGGAGCCTCTGCTCAATTAGAAGGCTACCAATGGGAGTTTAACCTGATTCAGGATGACAAGCAGCAGAACGCGTTTGCCATGGCTGGTGGAAAGACCGCTGTGTATACTGGTTTGCTGCCCATCACCAGAGATGAAACGGGGTTAGCGGTAGTGATGGGGCATGAGATTGCCCACGCTATTGCGAAGCACTCCAATGAACGAATCAGCCAGCAAATGGCCGCTCAAGGGTTGGGTACCTCCCTCGGGGCTTTAGGAGGTGGGACCTCTTCTCAAATCCTGAACACTGCCTACGGTATTGGTGCTGGGGTTGGCTTGATGAAGTTTGGACGTACCCAGGAGTCTGAGGCTGACCGTTTAGGGCTAATCTTTATGGCTATGGCCGGTTACAATCCAGAAGCCGCTGTTTCCTTCTGGGAGCGGATGGCTGCCTCAAGCAACGGACAGTCGCCACCAGAATTCCTAAGCACGCACCCTTCCAACGAAACCCGTATCGCAGATATCCAAAAGAACCTGCCAGAAGCGAAAAAATATTACAAACGCCGCTAA